GAGGTACATACAAGGAGGTTTGTGTCGGAAAGGACCAGGAAATTCAACTCTGTTTTAAATAGAGAATAAGAtgacttgtgttgttggaagctgAGAGGCAGTTTGGTTTCGGGTAAAGCTGAATATAGCATCCCAAACAGTGTCACCAAGAAATCCAATTTCTCTGCGCATCTCtgctctactttaaaaaaaacacaaaatttatttGACCaagtcaggtcttagttgtggcctgtgggatctagttccctgaccaggggttgaacctgggcccccttgcACTGGgactgtggagtcttaaccactgggccaccaggaaagtccctctgcTCCTCTTTCTGCAGTGGCGTCTTCACCCTGGGATTGGTTCCTACCTTGCAGTCACAATATAGCGCCAGCAACCACCCAGGGTCAGGGTTTTAGCTCCTGGGCCAGTGGAAGAGGGAGGGTGCGTCTCGAAGGTCTCCCTGGAAGTGGTTAGCAAACATCTTTATTGTCACAGGTCCAGATGGGGTCAAGAGCTCACCTCTGTATATCACGGGATGGCACAATGTTGGAGGTGAGGAGGGGCCGACCTCACCCCTCAGGCTCAGGAGATGGTGTGAGAAATGGTACGGACCAGAAGTTAGGATGGATGTGGGGGGAAATTCAGGAACCCCCAGGAGCCACTGACCAGGTTGTGGTGGCAACAACTCAGTAACAACCTAGCTGTTGGTCAATAAGGGATGGGTGGATCTCATCACAGGCCATCCCCCTGGGGAACACTAAACTGCTGCTAAACGCATCCTGTATTCGACAGCTACTGACCCGCAAGAAATTCGGCTGGCTGAATGCAGCGCGCAGAGCAGCTCAGCGCAGTCCTGGGCCTAGTTGGCCTCTGTGCACGTGCGCTCACCTGGCCCCATCTCTCCCCGGCCCACGGAGGCTCCTGCTCCTGGTCTCTGTCTGGGTGGGTGCTGCCAGTCATTCTACACGATGAGCTGCAGGTGAGGCGAGTCTCAGGGGCCCCTGGGAGCCCTCTGGTGGCCTCAGCCTCCACAGAGCAGACCCAGGGCTCCAGGAAACCGTGGGGCTCTGGGGCAGTGCTTGCTGATGGTCACAGCCCGTCCCGACTGACGGACCCAAAGGGACAAGTGTGTGCACACAGGATCTCTCCTAGGGGCACTGGCCACAGGAGATGTCCCTGCAAAGGGAACAGGAAGCCAGACCTACTTCTCATGGTAAACTCCTCAtgcagtttgcattttctagcaAATCCTGACCAAATCAAGGTCGGGATTAACAATCCATACAGctgttacatttaaaaaaaaaaaggttattcaACAATCTGTCAAAATAACTTCAACCATGTTTTTGGTTCCTAGGGAATGAGGATCAGAGCCGAAGAAGAGATAtgggcaggagaaaaaaaatcattttgatttttattaaatatactcTCTTGGcacaaatctttaaaatatataaacattatatataaacaAAGTGTCTTCATGGCATCAAAATGTAACTCCAAATCAGGCCAGGCAACAGTGAGAGGGGTATGACTGCCAAGGGCAAAGGTCCAGCTGTGTGCAGGGCTCGGGGGTGAGGGGCGTCGGCGCTGCCGAGGTGCGCTTGGCTGGGAGCCACCCTGGAGAGAGCCGCACTGGGGCCGGGAACCCTGGGGGCCCTCCCTGCTCCTGCCCAGCCTGCAGCTCAGGGAGGGCCCTGCCTAAACATCCATTTGGTCTCACCCACCAGGGGTGGACCCCCAGCCTGGGCACCTTACGTTCCCATCCCGTCTCCCTGTGAGGGGTGCCCCTGCCTCTCCTGAGCGCTGGGCAAGGCTGGGAGAGAAGGTGGGTGTGACATTTACCCAACAGGACAGCTCGGGCCCCCTGGGAACAAGAGTCTGGGAATAAGACTGGGGTTGGCTGGTGGAGACATGCAGGAAGGACAGAAGGAGGGGTCTTCCCACCCAGGGGActaaggcaagaaaaatggaaacaggacAGAATAAAAGGAGGAAGTGGAAGTCACAACTGGAAATGCACGTGTGGCGGAGACACACCCTCTCAGACTCTCACACCTCACGGCTAGTAAGCCCACTGGGAAACTGGCCCTCTCCTTGTCCAGGTCCTGGAACCAGACTGGACTGGTTAGGGTTTACGGTGTCTAGACCCAGGGCCAGCCggattgaaaaacaaaagcaaaaatcaaattcCAAACATCATTAGAAAACATGTTTCTGAGCCCCTGTGGTTCCTGGTGGGCCCTGGGGGCTCTGTGGGACCAGTGCCCTGGGGGCCTGACTCTCTCGAGCGTCCTGCCCCATAGCCCAGATGGTCTCGGGCTCCACTCTGGGAGAATCAAGGCTGCCAGCTGCCTCTGTGTTCTCCATTCACAGGAAATCAGACAACCCCACGGGCCTTAAACTGCCCCAGGTCCCAGCCAAGTCACTGCTGGGGGGGGCGCCCACAATGTGCCAGATGCCATGGGTCCCCCCCCCCCAGGAGTCCCCACGCCTAGGGGCAGAGGGTCAGGGCCTGAGGCCCAGCCTCTGTTACTGCAGCCAGTGGAGCAGGGCCGAGAGCTTCCTGGCAATCCAGGCAGATGTCTCCAGGTTGGGACTCAGACCCAAACACATGGCGATTTCTCAAACCCTGCTGCCTGGAGGCATGACCCTCCTGGGAACCGTACAAACTGGGTGGGAGTGGGGTAACAGAGGGGAAGACCCAACTCTGGGACCTGGGATCAGGAGTCTGCGATCAGGGTAACACTCTTGGGAGAAGCCTCAGGCTCTGGGGAGGGACAAGTCACCTGGGAAATAGTGGTGAAGGCAGGAAAGGCGGGGCAGGGTGGGAGCCTGCACCTGGAGCTACAGCTGAGCAGAAGGCTGGTCTCATGGAGGCCAGGCCTTGGCCTCACCCTCTCTggggctccccccaccccctcctacCCCCGCCCAAGAACACATACTCAGAACAGCAAGGGGCAGGCGAGGTCTGGCTCTGAGCCTAGTGGGGACCAGGTCCCTAGAACCAGGAGCCTGTCCAAGGGCAAACAACACCCTAGGAGGCAGCGCTGGCCACGCCCCACTCAGGGCGCTGCCGGCGAACACCTCCAGCGGCAGCCCCAGCCCAGCTGAGGCCGGAAGAGGAGGGCGTGAGAACCCCGCCCCCAGTCCCAACGACGTACAAGGGCCCCGGGCTTTCCCCTCAGACCTGGGCCGCACTGAGCTCAggccccccaggcccccagcttGTTCCACAAGGCGCATCCGTGCGCCTTCTGGGTGGAACCCAGCACATCTTTGCTCCCTGGACTCAGACACGGAAGGAGTCAGCGGCCCACCGCCAACTGAAGCTCAAGCGCGGCCGACCCCACCCGCCCCTAGCTCTGCAGGTGTCGCAGCAGGATCTGCATGAGGTCGAAGGTGGTGAAGCTGATGCCCACGGCGATGGGACCCTTGAGCCAGTTCATGCTCAGGCCTTTGTAGAGGCCGCGCACCACGCCCTCCTCCCGCACGATGGTGCGCATCGTGCGCACGATGGAGGTGCGCTGGTGGCCTGTGACGCCAGCCGTCTGCATGCGCCGCCGCACCACGTCCAGCGGGTAAGAGGCAGACTGCCCGATGAGGCCGGCGCAGGCCCCGAAAATCATGCGCTCAAAGGGGTAGGGCTGCGGGCGGCCGCTGTACTCTGCagggggaagggtgggagggacTGTCAGGGCGATGGGAAGGGGCGCCCTGGCAGCCAGAGGTGCTGGCATCCACCCGCGCCCCCTGCACCGCGCTCACACGTGCACACAGCGTCACAGCTGTGCTTCAGGGCCGACCAGCTCTCCTGGGCCTCGGCGTCCCTTCTTCCTCACCCACTGATCCCCCGTTTTTAATCAAATGTGAGATCCAAAAGATTTTTACAACTGAAGAGCACAAAGAATCATATAACCAAGTTCTGTGACCCAGAACAAGCTCAGACCCAGTCATTCTTGTGTCCCATCTTGTAAAGAAAGAATATCACTCTGCCCCGAACCCTCTAACTGCCCAGCCTGCCCAACAGGTGCCCTCTCTATGGGGGGTGTGAGGACCCACTGGCTgaagggaggagggaacagcaaggGATCAAtagagattctttaaaaacacGCTCTTTTCAGTTTGAAACTAGGGATTAAAAACAGGGAGCCGCCCTATTCACTCAGCAGACTGGCAGAACATATGGCACTTGTCAGCACCAGGAGCAGGTGGGAAGGGAGCCTGGCCCCAATGCAAGCCTGGCCACTGGGAGAGCAGAGGGTGGAAAAGGTAAAGCAAAGAATGAGGTCTCACACCCACACAAGGAGAACAGCTCCTGGATGTCAGCTGAAAACCCGACAGCCTCACCGCCCGCAAACAGGACGGATCGGAGCTGCACTACGCATGTGCGGGGGGCAGCCACTCAGGTACCTCCTATAACCAGAAACAGCACAAAGGCTGCACACGAGCCCAGGCAGAAGGGTTTGCAATGAAGGTGAAAGCCGGAGCCGAACCCTAATAAAGAGGCAGGGCTGAGGGGAGACGAGCTGGGGATTGGGTACCGGGGATCTGGGCTTTACCctgtttaacttaaaaaaaaaaaaaacttggagcaAATAAGGCAGATTGTTACCACCAGATCAAACCAAGTAGCAGGTACCAGTGGGCTTATTTGCTCTATGTCTTCTCCTGATCCAGACCCTGGGCCTccagcctgcccctccctccactcGCCCCatccacctccacctccccacccatCCACAGACAGGTGTGTGCCCCGCGGAGGTGCTGCCCTCCCGACGCTCCTCACCTCGGTGCAGGCTCTTGAGGGTCTCATAGGTGAAGAAGCTCAGGCCGGCGTAGGGAATGACCCCCAGCACGGTCGGAACAAATCCGTGGTAGAGAGTCTTCAGCCCCTCTTCTCTCGAGATGCGGATGAAGACGTGGAAGATGTTGCTGTACCTGTAGGACAGAgcagtgtgggggtggggtggggggctgcagaCCTCAGCTCACTAATGCTCTCTCCTCCCCGTCAGCGGGGGCAGGCCTGGATGTCGACAGAACCCCCATGCAGAAGTTCTGGCATTTGAGGGGGCCGTGCATGCCCAAAGCCACTTTCACCACTGGGCTCTTTGCTGTGCTCAGCCCCTGGCTTTCTATTCAGATGCATTTTAAGCACATGTGTTTTCGACTCAACATGGAGACTCTGGGTTTGATGGAAGCACACTGCCACCCAAGCTGAGAGACCCAGTTACTGTCCTTCTGGAAAGCTGCGGAACCCAGGGAGGTCGGGGCAACACAGCCTCAGCACAGCTTCATCAGCCACTGCAGACAGAAACCCAGACCCTATCCCCAGGGGCCAGGTCGGGGGAGCCCTCCTGGGAACCCCACTACACACAGAGCCCCTGGTGCTGGTGAAAACGTCACCAGGGTGAGACTCACATTTCCTTTGGGGTCACAGCCATCCGCGCTCTGACCAGGTCCAGCGGGTAGGTCAGCGAGGCGGCCGTGGTTCCAGCCAGCGCGCCGGCGAGGAGGCGGGGCCAAGGGGGCAGGGCCCTGAAAGTGGGTGGGGGCGAAGGTGAGCCCCTAGGGCTCCAGGTGCCCACAGGTCTGGGGTGCGGAAAAAGATGGAACGGGCGGCCAAGCTgatgggcgg
The nucleotide sequence above comes from Bos indicus isolate NIAB-ARS_2022 breed Sahiwal x Tharparkar chromosome 7, NIAB-ARS_B.indTharparkar_mat_pri_1.0, whole genome shotgun sequence. Encoded proteins:
- the SLC25A42 gene encoding mitochondrial coenzyme A transporter SLC25A42 yields the protein MGTGVKEGVVRLRDDAEPVLPAHVSSKSDHRQVLSSLLSGALAGALAKTAVAPLDRTKIIFQVSSKRFSAKEAFRLLYFTYLHEGFLSLWRGNSATMVRVVPYAAIQFSAHEEYKRLLGSYYGFRGEALPPWPRLLAGALAGTTAASLTYPLDLVRARMAVTPKEMYSNIFHVFIRISREEGLKTLYHGFVPTVLGVIPYAGLSFFTYETLKSLHREYSGRPQPYPFERMIFGACAGLIGQSASYPLDVVRRRMQTAGVTGHQRTSIVRTMRTIVREEGVVRGLYKGLSMNWLKGPIAVGISFTTFDLMQILLRHLQS